A window of Bacillus alveayuensis genomic DNA:
TGACGGAACGCCTCATTATGGCGAATCAATGGCATCATCACTCGAAAGAGAAGGGCGCGTAGCCGTTTTCGTCCTCGCTTCGAGATTCGTTTTTGTCCCCTGTGTTGCCCTGACGAGTTCTCCTTTAGTGTCAAGCCCGCTAATTTCATCAGTTGCCGCGGATCTTGATACTGGGCAAAGCTTCCGATTTCCGACAACAATTCCACAATCGTCGCATCTCCTAGCCCTGGGATCGTTTGGAGCCATTCATATTCGGCGGTTTTTTGAGCGAGTGCCGTCAACTCTTCTGTGAGGGCTGCGATCTCTTGTTCCAATTGGCGATATCGGCGGACCAACGTGGCGATTTCGATACGGGCCATCTGTTGTCCTTCCGTGATGCCAATCGAATGACGGGCCACCTCTAACAGCTTTTGAAGTTTCGGCTTTTGCGGGCATTTGAGTCCTTCGCTTTGCCGATACAGCCCCATGAGTCCTTCGACCGTTTGATCGACGATGTCCATCGGAAATGGCGTTTTTTCTAAGACCGCCAGCGCGATTTTTCCGAACGACGGAAACACCTGCACAAACTCAGGAAAGTAGCGATCGAGCCATCGAATCATTTGATTGTGGACGGCATTCCGTTCCTTGAGTAATGACTCTCGAAACGTACTTCCTGCTCGTAATTCCGCCTCCACCTCATGGAGAATACGCGGATAGCTAAAACGTCCGTCTTTGACCAGTTTCGCAATGACAAGAGCATCTTTGGCATCATGCTTCGTTGGTAAGTTGTCGTCGAGCTCTTTTGACCGTTTGACATGCATCGGGTTGACCATCACCAACGGGATCCCTTTTTCCTCGAGGAAGTAGGCGAGGTTCAACCAGTAATGTCCGGTCGGCTCGATTCCGACGATCACTTCCGTTTTGCCAAACTCCCTCATCGCCTCTTGGATCAGCGCATAGAACTGTTCAAATCCGGCTCTCGACTGGAACACCGGAAACCGCTTCTTCAGCTCCCTTCCTCGTGCATCCACCATCGCTGCGTAATGTTTTTGCTTGGCAATATCCATTCCAATCACTAATGTTTGATCGGTGACTTGTTCAATTTTGCGATTTTGTGTACAATTCATTGTAGAGTCCTCCTTGGTTTGATGATAGGTGTTTGTTGGTACCCCTGCATCATACCAAGAGGGCTTTTTTCTTTCAAGTCCCCCAAAACCTTTCTAACAGGAATGCTCCTTAATGGGCTTTTTAATGGAAAAAGTTCAGCACCATTCGGAGAAGAATCATGCTTTTTCACGGTAAAAAAGGAGCACATAAAGTTCATTTTAAATCCTTTTCAACTTCAAAAAAGATCAAATAAAAATAGAGAAGCCAGCTGGCTTCTCTATTTTAGGCACTAACATTTTGTTCGTTAGCGGAAATAATTCCTTTATGTTGTAATTCAGTTCTTGTTTCTTCATCCGCAGGACGGTACCCTTTTTCAAGTAATTCTTTAATATAAATTTTATTATAGATAAAAGAAAAAATAATTCCAGGAATCCAAGCTCCAAAACCAAATGTTAAAAAACCTACAACAACTGATGTAATAAACATAATAGCTGCCCATTTTAAATCTCCTCTAAATAAAGCAGGAAAGAAACCGAAAAAGAAAGTAGTCCAACTAAATCCTATCTTAACTTCTTTCGTTACACCTGCATCGTTTTTTAATCTTGCTTTCATAAAATACACCTCCTTTGCTCCTATATTGAAACAAGTTAATTATACTATAAAAATTTCATATTTTGTATTATTTTATCAAAGTTTGTACTTTTACCCTGATCCAAATGACATTCGCAAAAAACACCAAAACGAACACTTAGTACCTTTCAATGGGACCGGAAGAAGCTGCTTAAGCCGTTAAACATTTACTCGATGTAAAGTACGTCATCCCAAGCCACACCTTCCCAACGAAAGACACCTCTCCAGAACCTGAAGTGTTAAATCAATTGCTAACCGCTTTTCCGATCGTTGAAAATATGATGGATAAAGATCAAATGCTAAAAAATCTTTTAAAAGATTATGCTGATACAAAAGTTGTCACCATTTCATATGGGGAAGAAGTGGAATTGAGAAAATCGTGATAACCGGTTAATCGTTTAAACCGTTCAAAAAACGTTCAGGAAAAATCTGAGCGTTTTTTTGTAAACTTTAATTTTTTATTACTTCTTTCTATTAAATAAGTATTATTAATTAAATCTTTTACAATTTTATTTTACCAAATATGGATTATATTTACTTATGATTTTTTAGGTTAACCTTAAATGGGAGGCAATCGTAATGAAAAAGGCAGTCATAATTTTTTATACAATTGCAAGTTTTCCAATCCTTTCATTTCTATATTCTTTCATTTTTCACCAAGCTGTTAAGGTAAAGGATATTTTTTACGCTACAACCCTCTTATCTTCAGCTTTTTGGCTACAAAGAGGTTTGAAAAAAGAAAATTATTCTAAATAAAATGAATCTAATACCAATTATCCCTTGTAAAATCCTTACAAATTAA
This region includes:
- a CDS encoding transposase (product_source=COG3547; cath_funfam=3.40.50.2020; cog=COG3547; pfam=PF01548,PF02371; superfamily=47781,53098); the protein is MNCTQNRKIEQVTDQTLVIGMDIAKQKHYAAMVDARGRELKKRFPVFQSRAGFEQFYALIQEAMREFGKTEVIVGIEPTGHYWLNLAYFLEEKGIPLVMVNPMHVKRSKELDDNLPTKHDAKDALVIAKLVKDGRFSYPRILHEVEAELRAGSTFRESLLKERNAVHNQMIRWLDRYFPEFVQVFPSFGKIALAVLEKTPFPMDIVDQTVEGLMGLYRQSEGLKCPQKPKLQKLLEVARHSIGITEGQQMARIEIATLVRRYRQLEQEIAALTEELTALAQKTAEYEWLQTIPGLGDATIVELLSEIGSFAQYQDPRQLMKLAGLTLKENSSGQHRGQKRISKRGRKRLRALLFRVMMPLIRHNEAFRQLHEYYTTRPVNPLRKKQSIVVLCGKLLKILYAICMKQQAFDG
- a CDS encoding hypothetical protein (product_source=Hypo-rule applied; transmembrane_helix_parts=Inside_1_16,TMhelix_17_34,Outside_35_43,TMhelix_44_66,Inside_67_109), with amino-acid sequence MKARLKNDAGVTKEVKIGFSWTTFFFGFFPALFRGDLKWAAIMFITSVVVGFLTFGFGAWIPGIIFSFIYNKIYIKELLEKGYRPADEETRTELQHKGIISANEQNVSA
- a CDS encoding hypothetical protein (product_source=Hypo-rule applied); this encodes MLTAFPIVENMMDKDQMLKNLLKDYADTKVVTISYGEEVELRKS
- a CDS encoding hypothetical protein (product_source=Hypo-rule applied; cath_funfam=3.30.240.20; transmembrane_helix_parts=Outside_1_3,TMhelix_4_26,Inside_27_58), translating into MKKAVIIFYTIASFPILSFLYSFIFHQAVKVKDIFYATTLLSSAFWLQRGLKKENYSK